A region of Deinococcus rubellus DNA encodes the following proteins:
- the rimM gene encoding ribosome maturation factor RimM (Essential for efficient processing of 16S rRNA): MSAADRAAPDQTTLIGTLLGPHGVAGAIKLRVIGSAQQLAKLKRFYVQGLGWTRVAKFELHGAGPALTLVGVNDRNAAESLRGREVYAHDSELPGLPEGEYYYHELRGLPVRDAAGTLLGEVVDVTDAGHQDLLVVRSDTSGGLIPLQAPYVLVERGAAIVLTGDAPEGLLTDDPVEEDPEENAEEGHPAEEDGGEARG, from the coding sequence GTGAGCGCCGCTGACAGGGCGGCCCCCGATCAGACCACCCTGATCGGGACGTTGCTGGGGCCGCACGGGGTGGCCGGGGCCATCAAGCTGCGGGTGATCGGCTCGGCGCAGCAGCTCGCCAAACTCAAGCGCTTTTATGTGCAGGGCCTGGGCTGGACGCGGGTGGCGAAGTTCGAGCTTCACGGCGCTGGCCCGGCCCTGACGCTGGTCGGCGTGAATGACCGCAATGCTGCCGAGAGCCTGCGTGGGCGGGAAGTCTACGCCCACGACAGTGAGCTGCCGGGATTGCCGGAAGGCGAGTACTACTACCACGAGCTGCGCGGCCTGCCGGTCAGGGACGCGGCCGGAACCCTGCTGGGCGAGGTCGTCGACGTGACCGACGCCGGGCATCAGGACCTGCTGGTGGTGCGCTCAGACACCAGCGGAGGTTTGATTCCGCTTCAGGCTCCCTACGTGCTGGTCGAGCGCGGCGCGGCCATCGTGCTGACCGGCGACGCGCCGGAGGGTCTGCTGACCGACGACCCGGTCGAGGAAGACCCGGAAGAAAACGCAGAGGAAGGCCACCCGGCAGAAGAAGACGGCGGTGAGGCGCGCGGCTAG
- the trmD gene encoding tRNA (guanosine(37)-N1)-methyltransferase TrmD, whose amino-acid sequence MRRAARLTFSLLTLFPELLRPFTQEALLGKAQGKGLLDYRLIDLRDYAGNKHHKVDDPPYGGGAGMVIRVDVVERALADLQAQDPPDEVILLSPAGPRFDQRTAEELSGKRHIALLCGRYEGFDARSESLITRELSLGDFVMMGGEAAAACVLEAVGRLVPGVIGDEESHRQDSFSSGLLDYPEYTRPAEWQGQAVPDVLLGGNHAAIERWRRDQALGRTLSRRPDLLALASLTPQDSAALLTLGVSDEQLSAWGAPPPPKVKPRRKRGG is encoded by the coding sequence GTGAGGCGCGCGGCTAGGCTCACCTTCAGCCTCCTGACCCTCTTTCCGGAACTGCTGCGGCCCTTTACCCAGGAAGCGCTGCTGGGCAAGGCGCAGGGCAAGGGACTGCTCGACTACCGCCTGATCGATCTGCGCGACTACGCGGGCAACAAGCACCACAAGGTGGACGACCCACCCTACGGCGGCGGCGCGGGCATGGTCATCCGGGTGGACGTGGTGGAGCGGGCGCTGGCGGATTTGCAGGCGCAGGACCCACCCGACGAGGTGATCCTGCTTTCGCCCGCTGGGCCGCGCTTCGACCAGCGCACCGCCGAGGAACTCTCCGGCAAGCGCCACATTGCCCTGCTGTGTGGCCGCTACGAGGGCTTCGACGCGCGCAGCGAGTCGCTCATCACCCGCGAACTCAGCCTGGGCGACTTTGTGATGATGGGCGGGGAGGCCGCTGCCGCCTGCGTGCTGGAAGCGGTGGGCCGCCTGGTGCCCGGCGTCATCGGCGACGAGGAGAGCCACCGGCAGGACAGCTTTTCCAGCGGCCTGCTCGACTACCCGGAGTACACCCGGCCCGCCGAGTGGCAGGGCCAGGCGGTGCCGGACGTGCTGCTGGGCGGCAACCACGCGGCCATCGAGCGCTGGCGGCGCGACCAGGCACTGGGGCGCACGCTCTCACGCCGTCCCGATCTGCTGGCGCTGGCAAGTCTCACGCCGCAGGACAGCGCCGCACTCCTGACCCTGGGCGTCAGTGACGAGCAACTCAGCGCCTGGGGCGCGCCGCCGCCGCCGAAGGTGAAGCCGCGCCGCAAGAGGGGAGGGTAG
- the fumC gene encoding class II fumarate hydratase: MTPSTRAESAKPQTRKESDTMGTLDVDSTRYWGAQTERSIHNFPIGRDTFVMGRPIVRALGILKKGAAQANADLGELPRDVADLIVKAADEVISGQLDDHFPLVVFQTGSGTQSNMNANEVISNRAIELAGGEMGSKKPVHPNDHVNRGQSSNDTFPTAMHIAVVLELNERLYGSVGKLRDTLHTKSEEFAGVVKVGRTHLQDATPITLGQEIGGWVAQLDFALSEVRHAETGLYDLAIGGTAVGTGLNAHPKFGDLAAQKYAEETGFPFNSAQNKFAALSAHDALVQVSAAIRTLSGALMKMANDVRWLASGPRNGIGEITIPENEPGSSIMPGKVNPTQSEAMTMVTTRVFGNDATVAFAGTQGNFQLNVFKPVMVHAVLESIRLISDASLAFNDNCAAGIEPNREKIQHNLDINLMQVTALNKHIGYDKAAAIAKKAHKEGSSLKDAALSLGYVTEAEFGEWVVPLEMTRN; this comes from the coding sequence ATGACCCCTTCAACCCGAGCAGAATCAGCCAAACCTCAGACCCGCAAAGAATCCGACACCATGGGCACGCTGGATGTGGACAGCACCCGCTACTGGGGCGCACAGACCGAGCGCAGCATCCATAATTTCCCGATTGGCCGCGACACCTTCGTCATGGGCCGCCCGATTGTCCGGGCGCTGGGCATTCTGAAGAAGGGCGCGGCTCAGGCCAACGCCGACCTGGGCGAGTTGCCCCGTGACGTGGCCGATCTGATCGTGAAGGCCGCCGACGAGGTCATCTCCGGTCAGCTCGACGATCATTTCCCGCTGGTGGTGTTCCAGACCGGCAGCGGCACCCAGAGCAACATGAACGCCAACGAGGTCATCAGCAACCGGGCCATCGAACTCGCGGGCGGCGAGATGGGCAGCAAGAAACCCGTGCACCCCAACGACCACGTCAACCGGGGCCAGAGCAGCAATGACACCTTCCCCACCGCCATGCACATCGCCGTGGTACTGGAACTCAACGAGCGGCTTTACGGCAGCGTCGGCAAGCTGCGGGACACCCTGCACACCAAGTCGGAAGAATTCGCCGGAGTCGTCAAGGTGGGGCGTACCCACCTGCAAGACGCCACACCCATTACCCTGGGCCAGGAAATCGGCGGCTGGGTGGCGCAACTGGACTTCGCCCTCTCGGAAGTGCGCCACGCCGAAACCGGGCTGTACGATCTGGCGATTGGCGGCACGGCGGTAGGAACGGGGCTGAACGCCCACCCGAAATTCGGCGATCTGGCAGCCCAGAAGTACGCTGAGGAAACCGGATTTCCGTTCAATTCAGCCCAGAACAAATTCGCCGCCCTCTCGGCCCATGACGCGCTGGTGCAGGTTTCGGCAGCGATCCGCACCCTGTCGGGCGCACTGATGAAGATGGCGAACGATGTGCGCTGGCTGGCGAGTGGCCCGCGCAACGGCATCGGCGAAATCACCATTCCCGAGAACGAGCCGGGCAGCAGCATCATGCCGGGCAAGGTCAACCCGACACAGTCCGAGGCCATGACGATGGTCACCACCCGCGTCTTCGGCAACGACGCCACCGTCGCCTTTGCCGGGACGCAGGGCAATTTCCAGCTCAACGTCTTCAAGCCCGTGATGGTTCACGCCGTGCTGGAGAGCATTCGGCTGATCAGTGACGCCTCACTGGCCTTCAACGACAACTGCGCTGCGGGCATCGAACCCAACCGCGAGAAGATTCAGCACAACCTCGACATCAATCTGATGCAGGTCACCGCCCTCAACAAGCACATCGGCTACGACAAGGCCGCTGCCATTGCCAAGAAGGCGCACAAGGAAGGCAGCAGCCTCAAGGACGCGGCGCTCAGCCTGGGCTACGTGACCGAGGCGGAGTTCGGCGAGTGGGTCGTGCCGCTGGAGATGACGCGGAACTGA
- a CDS encoding AraC family transcriptional regulator translates to MSYREFQPDVRLSHLVRDYWQVDGYPDIGQQEHRFMPEGLVRLTFYAGSTWRGSLMGSDLELMPSASLEGLTLTPLRAVSVGSTRALGVELYPWGARQLFGWDFSVSTQDLSLKHPLLARALSALLRLSAWAEARQLLEAWLLELLSERGRESGAGIRAAETLYNTLGQVRLGTLAGELGLSARQLERLFAAEVGVNAKTLARLIRFEEVHNRLWRSPNTSLAQLAYELGFADQAHLTREFKMLSSMTPRAFGQFVQLDVARLPTHLLTPNQLAELSISRAGWAGDLTSGRLNAVH, encoded by the coding sequence GTGTCTTACCGTGAGTTCCAGCCCGACGTCCGCCTGAGCCATCTGGTGCGCGACTACTGGCAAGTAGACGGGTACCCCGACATCGGTCAGCAGGAACACCGGTTCATGCCGGAGGGACTGGTGCGCCTCACCTTCTACGCCGGGTCGACCTGGCGCGGCTCGCTGATGGGCAGCGATCTGGAGCTGATGCCGAGCGCCTCGCTGGAGGGCCTGACGCTGACGCCCCTGCGGGCGGTGTCAGTCGGCTCGACCAGGGCGCTGGGGGTGGAGCTGTACCCCTGGGGAGCGCGGCAACTGTTCGGCTGGGATTTCAGCGTCTCAACGCAGGACCTGAGCCTGAAGCACCCGCTGCTGGCCCGCGCCCTCAGCGCTCTGCTGCGGCTCAGCGCTTGGGCCGAGGCACGGCAACTGCTGGAAGCCTGGCTGCTGGAGCTGCTCTCGGAGCGGGGCCGCGAATCGGGTGCGGGGATCAGGGCCGCCGAGACGCTCTACAACACCCTGGGGCAAGTGAGGCTGGGAACGCTGGCCGGGGAACTGGGTCTCAGCGCCCGGCAACTCGAACGGCTGTTCGCGGCTGAAGTCGGGGTGAATGCCAAGACGCTCGCGCGCCTCATCCGCTTTGAGGAAGTCCACAACCGCTTGTGGCGCTCTCCGAACACCTCGCTCGCCCAGCTTGCCTACGAACTCGGATTTGCCGATCAGGCGCACCTGACCAGGGAATTCAAGATGCTCTCCTCGATGACGCCGCGCGCATTCGGGCAATTCGTGCAACTCGACGTCGCCCGCCTGCCCACCCACCTGCTGACGCCGAATCAGCTCGCGGAGCTGAGCATATCCCGTGCGGGCTGGGCGGGTGACCTGACGTCTGGCCGCCTGAACGCGGTCCACTGA
- a CDS encoding MFS transporter, whose product MNASPSKKAPLLFLLITAFLFSVGISLVFPVLPYIVARYVPQVSQQAAIIGLIGAAYAFFSFFSAPVLGALSDAYGRRPVLILSLVGSATGYVIFGIGGSLWVLFVGRIIDGLCAGGMGALFGYVADTTPEDQRGKVFGQIGAAVGAGFIIGPAIGGLASHLSLSAPMFLAAGVSLLNVLWGLFVLPESLPVSRRGKRFDAAHLNPLKQLSGALSYPAVRRLVTVSVLFALPMSVMQVTVALLGRDTLGWGASEVSTLFILVGASDIVGQGVLLPYLLRVLKERGVAILGLGMGVIGLVGLALLTGFPYAVLMYASTLVFAIGEGIFTASQNALISIATPAEAQGQVQGGAEAFGSLAQIAGPLGGGQLYSRLGPGATYGAAAGLGVAALGLLLGQKPLVAAVPASEPA is encoded by the coding sequence ATGAACGCATCTCCCTCCAAAAAAGCGCCGCTCCTGTTTTTGCTGATCACCGCCTTCCTGTTCTCGGTGGGCATCAGTCTGGTGTTTCCGGTGCTGCCGTATATCGTCGCCAGATATGTGCCGCAGGTGTCGCAGCAGGCCGCTATCATCGGTCTGATCGGCGCGGCCTACGCCTTCTTCTCGTTTTTCTCGGCTCCTGTGCTGGGCGCACTGAGCGACGCGTACGGGCGGCGTCCGGTGCTGATTCTGAGTCTGGTGGGGTCAGCCACCGGCTACGTTATCTTCGGCATCGGCGGCAGTCTGTGGGTGTTGTTTGTGGGCCGCATCATCGACGGGCTGTGCGCGGGCGGCATGGGCGCACTGTTCGGCTACGTGGCCGACACCACCCCCGAAGATCAGCGCGGCAAGGTTTTCGGGCAGATCGGCGCGGCAGTGGGCGCGGGCTTCATCATCGGTCCGGCGATCGGCGGCCTGGCCTCGCATCTGAGCCTCAGCGCCCCGATGTTTCTGGCAGCGGGCGTCTCACTCCTCAATGTCTTGTGGGGTCTGTTCGTGCTGCCGGAAAGTCTGCCTGTGTCGCGGCGCGGCAAGCGTTTTGACGCCGCGCACCTCAACCCACTCAAGCAGCTTTCCGGCGCACTCTCGTACCCGGCGGTGCGGCGACTGGTGACGGTCAGCGTGCTGTTCGCCCTGCCGATGTCGGTCATGCAGGTGACGGTGGCGCTGCTGGGCCGCGACACGCTCGGCTGGGGAGCGTCCGAGGTCAGCACACTGTTTATTCTGGTGGGCGCGAGTGACATCGTGGGGCAGGGGGTGCTGCTGCCGTACCTGCTCAGAGTTCTCAAGGAACGCGGTGTGGCGATTCTGGGCCTTGGCATGGGCGTGATCGGCCTGGTGGGTCTGGCGCTGCTGACTGGCTTCCCCTACGCTGTCTTGATGTACGCCAGCACCCTGGTCTTTGCCATCGGTGAGGGAATCTTTACCGCCTCGCAAAACGCCCTGATCTCGATTGCCACTCCCGCAGAAGCACAGGGTCAGGTCCAGGGCGGGGCGGAAGCGTTCGGCTCGCTGGCGCAGATCGCTGGGCCGCTCGGCGGCGGGCAGCTCTACTCACGCCTCGGTCCCGGCGCGACCTACGGCGCGGCGGCAGGCTTGGGCGTGGCGGCGCTGGGTCTGCTACTGGGGCAAAAGCCGCTGGTCGCTGCTGTACCGGCCTCTGAGCCAGCTTGA
- a CDS encoding IS5 family transposase (programmed frameshift) — protein sequence MGRTDLTPEQWAKLEPEWPGNPRHGHAYKPHLPVINGILWRLKTGAPWRDIPERYGPWETCWDRFTRWSRDGTWKRVLVALQVKEDAQGKIDWDGASLDSTSCKAHRAAVGARKQPAKLGKKGALNDEWLGISRGGRNSKIHVLTEGKRRPLAVLVSEGQASDPTYLLPLLDEVCIRRPGPGRPRKRPPMVRVDRAYGARKYRQQLRSRKIVCVCPERKDAKKARLKKGSRGGRPPKFDAEADKGRQVVECNINRLKDFRALATRYEKRGHQFLAVVHVACIVLWL from the exons ATGGGCAGAACAGATCTCACGCCGGAACAATGGGCAAAACTGGAGCCTGAATGGCCAGGTAACCCCCGGCACGGACATGCCTACAAGCCGCATCTGCCGGTCATCAATGGTATTCTCTGGCGGCTGAAGACGGGAGCACCGTGGCGGGACATCCCAGAACGGTATGGCCCCTGGGAAACGTGTTGGGATCGCTTCACCCGCTGGTCACGCGATGGCACCTGGAAACGCGTCCTCGTGGCCCTCCAGGTCAAGGAAGATGCTCAGGGAAAGATTGATTGGGACGGCGCGTCCCTGGATAGCACCAGTTGTAAAGCCCACCGCGCTGCGGTGGGCGCACGAAAACAGCCAGCTAAGCTGG GAAAAAAGGGGGCACTCAACGATGAGTGGCTCGGCATCAGCCGTGGAGGACGAAACAGCAAGATCCACGTGCTGACCGAGGGAAAACGCCGCCCGTTGGCCGTGCTGGTGTCGGAGGGTCAGGCCAGCGACCCGACCTACCTGCTTCCCCTCCTTGACGAGGTCTGCATCCGGCGGCCCGGTCCGGGCCGCCCTCGGAAGCGTCCGCCGATGGTGCGCGTAGATCGTGCGTACGGTGCACGGAAGTACCGTCAGCAACTGCGGAGCCGCAAGATCGTCTGTGTTTGTCCTGAACGCAAGGATGCCAAGAAAGCGCGGTTGAAGAAGGGCAGTCGTGGAGGTCGGCCCCCGAAATTCGACGCTGAAGCCGACAAGGGCCGCCAGGTGGTGGAATGCAACATCAATCGGCTCAAGGATTTTAGAGCACTCGCCACCCGCTACGAAAAACGTGGACATCAGTTTTTAGCCGTTGTACACGTTGCGTGCATTGTCCTCTGGCTCTGA
- a CDS encoding chemotaxis protein CheB → MVFVVVSHLSPHVESLMPEILQRCTVLNVQAIHDGLPAEADQVYVTPPGFSVILEGGALYLRPLEDAQGHTIDTFFRSLAADQGERAVGVVLSWAATARGVRGPSKVAGGCWCRTRPWQRRSSRQCPRAPLRRAWLTLC, encoded by the coding sequence ATGGTCTTCGTGGTGGTCTCGCACCTCAGTCCGCATGTCGAGAGCCTGATGCCGGAAATTTTGCAGCGCTGCACGGTGCTGAATGTGCAGGCCATCCACGACGGCTTGCCCGCCGAGGCCGATCAGGTCTACGTGACCCCGCCCGGCTTCAGCGTGATTCTGGAAGGCGGGGCGCTGTACTTGCGTCCACTGGAAGACGCACAGGGCCACACCATCGATACTTTTTTCCGCAGTCTGGCGGCGGATCAGGGCGAGAGAGCGGTGGGCGTGGTGCTGTCCTGGGCCGCGACGGCGCGGGGGGTGCGCGGGCCATCTAAGGTGGCGGGCGGGTGCTGGTGCAGAACGCGGCCATGGCAGAGGCGGAGTTCCCGGCAATGCCCCAGAGCGCCGCTGCGACGGGCGTGGCTGACGCTGTGCTGA
- a CDS encoding PAS domain-containing protein → MSNQPEAPAPNRSPQALRQQAEDQLQPPPLLSSAPTLEQRQLEFQSQQHELQVRQVELTLQNEELQLSNSELKRARDRYQQLYDLAPVGYFSLDQGGHITEVNAAGQALLGLGREQLLGRRFLLFVDEGSRTSLAALLKRLIQ, encoded by the coding sequence ATGTCTAACCAACCGGAAGCACCCGCCCCCAATCGCTCGCCCCAGGCGTTGCGCCAGCAGGCCGAGGATCAGCTTCAGCCGCCGCCACTGCTCAGCTCCGCGCCGACCCTGGAACAGCGTCAGCTCGAATTTCAGAGTCAGCAGCACGAACTCCAGGTGCGTCAGGTCGAGCTGACCCTGCAAAACGAGGAATTGCAGCTCAGCAACTCGGAGCTTAAGCGGGCCCGTGACCGCTACCAGCAGCTCTACGATCTAGCCCCGGTGGGCTATTTCTCGCTCGATCAGGGCGGACACATCACCGAGGTGAACGCTGCTGGCCAGGCGCTGCTGGGGCTGGGGCGCGAGCAGTTGCTGGGGCGGCGCTTCCTACTATTTGTGGACGAAGGATCACGCACCTCACTGGCCGCGCTGCTCAAGCGCCTGATTCAGTGA
- a CDS encoding CofH family radical SAM protein codes for MTRLTPDDAALLAPSLLEKAERGERLNHAEITALYSLPLPEVAAVAHELRLRRSDPDTVTFLIDRNINYTNICNVGCNFCAFYRTKRQKDSYTLDYEQVSAKIVELEAVGGSRILMQGGVNPELPLEYYTGLLKFIKLHHPSIRIEAFSPEEVLFMEKTFGMDLDTLLDTLIEAGLDGLPGAGGEILEDDIRAKAAPARIRSADWFRILDAAQRKGLYTISTMVIGFGESYAQRASHLIKIRDQQDKAMHDYGIGFAGFAMWSLQTEHTRLHGKAPGASAHEYLQQLAIARIALDNQPNIQASWPAQGFKVAQAALYYGASDLGSTMLEENVVSAAGGGGRHSATVRELVRIAHDAGFRPAIRNSYFQILRYPDVETVLDIGRGAEAEEERAVGV; via the coding sequence ATGACGCGCCTGACTCCAGACGACGCCGCCCTGCTCGCCCCCAGCTTGTTAGAGAAGGCCGAGCGCGGAGAGCGCCTGAACCACGCAGAAATCACCGCCCTCTATTCGCTGCCGCTGCCCGAGGTGGCGGCGGTGGCCCACGAACTGAGGTTGCGCCGCAGCGACCCGGACACCGTGACGTTTCTGATCGACCGCAATATCAACTACACCAACATCTGCAACGTAGGCTGCAACTTCTGCGCCTTTTACCGCACCAAGCGCCAGAAAGACAGCTATACCCTCGACTACGAGCAGGTGTCGGCCAAGATCGTGGAGCTCGAAGCGGTGGGCGGCTCGCGCATCCTGATGCAGGGCGGGGTCAACCCCGAGTTGCCGCTGGAGTACTACACCGGGCTGCTCAAGTTCATCAAGCTGCACCACCCCAGCATCCGCATCGAGGCGTTTAGCCCCGAAGAAGTGCTGTTCATGGAAAAAACCTTCGGGATGGATCTCGACACCCTGCTCGACACGCTGATCGAGGCGGGGCTCGACGGCCTGCCCGGCGCGGGCGGCGAGATTCTGGAAGACGACATTAGGGCCAAGGCGGCTCCCGCCCGCATCCGCAGCGCCGATTGGTTCCGCATCCTCGACGCGGCGCAGCGTAAGGGTCTCTATACCATCAGCACCATGGTCATCGGCTTCGGCGAGAGCTACGCCCAGCGCGCCAGCCACCTGATCAAGATCCGCGATCAGCAGGACAAGGCCATGCACGACTACGGCATCGGCTTTGCGGGGTTTGCCATGTGGAGCCTCCAGACCGAGCACACCCGCTTGCACGGCAAGGCTCCCGGCGCGTCGGCGCATGAGTACCTGCAGCAGCTCGCCATCGCCCGCATCGCCCTCGACAACCAGCCCAATATCCAGGCGTCGTGGCCCGCCCAGGGCTTCAAGGTGGCGCAGGCGGCGCTGTACTACGGAGCAAGCGACCTGGGCAGCACCATGCTGGAAGAAAATGTGGTGTCGGCGGCGGGCGGCGGCGGGCGGCACAGCGCCACCGTGCGAGAACTCGTCCGCATCGCCCATGACGCTGGATTCAGGCCTGCCATCCGCAACAGCTACTTCCAGATTCTGCGCTACCCCGACGTGGAGACCGTACTGGACATCGGCAGGGGGGCCGAGGCGGAAGAGGAGCGGGCGGTGGGCGTCTGA
- a CDS encoding menaquinone biosynthetic enzyme MqnA/MqnD family protein codes for MAPILDDLSLPPGVSAVTGVPTQMNAALLSGEVDIANISAVEFIRNAGTLAALPDFSVSVLGPVYSVNLFHRVPWQALTRVALTAQSATSVALLEVLLKESGVTPVLERAEGTAQELLASGYDGVLRIGDSALREWYGVVGPLTEATTMTALPHTRGGVTVTDLAEKWFELTGHPFVFAVWAYRQAVPPPAALVQAMREARRSGIGHLSEVAERHARKLGLPARVVQHYLWNFRYHLEAPDRLGLDEFAAKAVPGHAPLVFGMPPG; via the coding sequence GTGGCCCCGATTCTCGACGATTTGAGTCTGCCGCCGGGCGTGAGCGCCGTGACGGGCGTGCCCACCCAGATGAATGCGGCGCTGCTCTCGGGCGAGGTGGATATCGCCAACATCAGCGCGGTGGAATTCATCCGCAATGCGGGTACCCTGGCGGCCCTGCCGGATTTCAGCGTGTCGGTGCTGGGTCCGGTCTACAGCGTCAATCTGTTTCACCGCGTACCCTGGCAGGCCCTGACGCGGGTGGCCCTGACCGCCCAGAGCGCGACCAGCGTGGCCCTGCTGGAAGTGCTGCTGAAGGAGAGCGGCGTGACGCCGGTGCTGGAGCGCGCCGAGGGCACTGCCCAGGAGCTGCTGGCGTCCGGCTACGACGGGGTGTTGCGCATCGGCGACAGTGCCCTGCGCGAGTGGTACGGGGTGGTCGGGCCGCTCACCGAGGCCACCACCATGACGGCTTTGCCGCACACGCGCGGCGGCGTCACCGTCACCGATCTGGCTGAGAAGTGGTTTGAACTCACCGGCCACCCCTTCGTCTTCGCGGTGTGGGCCTACCGTCAGGCCGTGCCGCCGCCCGCCGCGCTGGTGCAGGCCATGCGCGAGGCCCGCCGCAGCGGCATCGGCCACCTGAGCGAAGTGGCCGAGCGACACGCCCGCAAGCTGGGACTTCCCGCCCGCGTGGTGCAGCATTATCTCTGGAACTTCCGCTACCACCTGGAAGCCCCGGACCGCCTGGGTCTCGACGAATTTGCCGCCAAAGCCGTGCCGGGCCACGCCCCGCTGGTGTTCGGAATGCCGCCGGGCTGA
- a CDS encoding RluA family pseudouridine synthase, translated as MALNGGYAYREQLRQRAEGQLLAPYLAARYPHSTPEEWQAKLARGEVTLDQRPASGQERLRTGQWLVWQRPPWQEEAAPLHFSLLHEDAALIAVSKPSGLPTLPGGGFLDHTLLHLVRADFPGASPLHRLGRGTSGVVLFARTSAAASKLAQDWREQQIGKFYLGLGQGLAEQDHYDIGVAIGPVPHPLLGEVYAANPHGKPSRSLATVLERREHATLFEVDIRTGRPHQIRIHLASIGHPLVGDPLYAPGGLPLAHLPGLPGDGGYWLHAHRLHFRHPLSGEDMKLEAPPPAMLSLNS; from the coding sequence ATGGCCCTCAACGGCGGCTACGCCTACCGCGAACAATTGAGACAGCGCGCCGAGGGGCAGCTCCTCGCGCCCTACCTGGCGGCACGCTATCCGCACTCCACGCCCGAGGAATGGCAGGCGAAGCTCGCACGCGGTGAGGTGACGCTCGACCAGCGCCCGGCCAGCGGCCAGGAGCGGCTCAGGACCGGACAGTGGCTCGTCTGGCAGCGCCCACCCTGGCAGGAAGAAGCCGCCCCGCTGCATTTCTCACTGCTGCATGAGGACGCTGCCCTCATCGCCGTCAGCAAGCCCAGCGGCCTGCCCACCCTGCCCGGCGGCGGTTTTCTGGACCATACCCTGCTGCATCTGGTCCGCGCTGACTTTCCGGGAGCCAGTCCACTGCACCGCCTGGGGCGCGGTACTTCGGGCGTCGTGCTGTTTGCCCGCACATCCGCAGCGGCGTCAAAATTGGCACAGGACTGGCGCGAGCAGCAGATCGGCAAATTTTACCTGGGGCTGGGGCAGGGTCTGGCCGAGCAAGACCACTACGACATCGGCGTGGCGATTGGCCCGGTGCCGCACCCCCTGCTGGGCGAGGTCTACGCGGCCAACCCGCACGGCAAGCCCTCGCGCAGCCTGGCGACGGTGCTGGAACGCCGTGAGCATGCCACGCTTTTCGAGGTGGACATCCGCACCGGCCGCCCACACCAGATCCGCATTCACCTGGCCAGCATCGGGCATCCGCTGGTCGGCGATCCGCTCTACGCACCGGGCGGTCTGCCCCTGGCGCACCTGCCGGGGCTGCCCGGCGACGGCGGCTACTGGCTCCACGCCCACCGCCTGCACTTCCGGCACCCGCTCAGCGGCGAGGACATGAAGCTGGAAGCGCCGCCGCCAGCGATGTTGAGCCTGAACTCCTGA